A stretch of DNA from Yoonia sp. BS5-3:
CATGCCCAGTTCAAGGTCCGTCCGTTCGGCCAGATCTTCGGGGGTTGCACCGCCCGCCAGTAGATCGACGATCCCATCGGCGCTGTCATTGATAAACTCGCGCGCCGCATTCCCGGCCAGCTCTTCGCGCAACCGCGGTGTTGCTGCTTCAAGCGTTGTTTCCTGCGCGGCCAGGATCGCGTTCATGCGGAACAGTGCGGGCCCAAGCGGCGTGTTGAACGGCCCTACGACGTCGCTGGGGTCTGCGGCGAACACAGCCTCACCCGCATCGCGCAATTCGTCCTGGCTGACATCGCCCAGATCGATGTCGGATAGCGCGAGCCCGCGCTCGGCCACGAGATCTTCGAATGTGGCCTCGCCCGCGTCCAGCTGTGCCATGGCAGCTTCAGCCCGGGCCTGATCGACATAAACGAGCCGTTCGACCAGCCGCCGTTCGGGCTGCACAAATTCACCGATCCGCGCCTCGTAAAGTGCTGCGATTGCCTCATCCGTGACCTCCATCTGATCCTGGATCATCGACGGTGTCAGCCATGCATACGTGATGTCACGGGTTTCGGGCAGGGTGAATGCCTCGGGGTTTGCATCGTAATAGGCTTGTTGATCGGCCTCTGTCGCGCCCGGCACAGGCGATTGCAAAGCGTCCGCAGTGATCGTGGCCCATGTGATGCTGCGCTGCTCGCCGATATATTGGACAAGCGCGTCTGCATAGGCATCAATCGGAGGTACCCCGCCCACAACAGCGCCCTGAAGCAATGTGCGCGCGATTTCTTCGCGCAGACCGGTTTCATATTCGGCCTCGGACTGGCCCGATTGTTGCAGAGCAAGCCGATAGGTGTCGCGGTTGAATCCGCCGCCGCCCTGGAAGGCGGGGTTATCTTGCAGAACGTCAAAAACGGCTTCGTCACCAGCCGAAATGCCCAGCTGAGTTGCTTCGTTATCAAGTGTGCGGAACAAGATGATCTGGTTCAGCGCGCTTTGATCAACGCCAAAGGAATGCGCCTGTTGAAAAGAGATCGCTGTGCCGAATTGCTGCGACAGCGCCCGAATTTGTTGGTTCAGCGCTTGCTGATAAGAGGCGACGCTCACGTCCTTTTCGCCAACCGTGCCGAGACTGCGCACATTTCCGGTCAGCCCACCAGTGCCAAAACCGGCCAGACCCACAAGAACCACGCCGACAACAATCCAAGCGCCGTACCGTTTATTGCCTTTTTGTGCCATTTGAATGCCTGTTCCGCCGGTTGAGGTTGCGCATGAATAGGGCGATGCGCGGGGCGGTGCAAGGGTCAGTAGGGCAAGTCTGAAAGCCGCTCGAACAGCGTTTCGATTCCACTGCGATCAATGTTGGCAAATGCGATCCGAAATTGCGTCTCGCTGCCAGGGATGTCGGCTGGCATGAACATTGTCCCTGGCAGCAGCAGCACGCCCGCATCGCGCACCAACTGGGGCGCCAGTTGGTCTGATGGCTGCCCAAACGGGTGCCTTGCATAGGCGAAATAGGCCCCAACGCCCAAAAGGTCCCAGCCTTGCGCGGCCAGTTTGGGGAAATTGCCTGTGATTGCCGCGCGCCGGTCTAAAATCTCATGCCGTTCGCCCGCCAGCCAATCCTGTAGGTTTTGCATACCCCAGAGCGCGGCCCTTTGCCCCAGCTGGTTTGGGCAGATCGCCACCGTATCAAGAAACTTTTCGATCTCGGCCAGTCTTGTCTGATTGGCGATGACGGCCCCAACCCGGTGCCCCGTCAGCCGGTATGCCTTTGAAAAGGAATACAGATGCACCAGCGTGTCGCCCCAATCGGGGTCC
This window harbors:
- a CDS encoding peptidyl-prolyl cis-trans isomerase; amino-acid sequence: MAQKGNKRYGAWIVVGVVLVGLAGFGTGGLTGNVRSLGTVGEKDVSVASYQQALNQQIRALSQQFGTAISFQQAHSFGVDQSALNQIILFRTLDNEATQLGISAGDEAVFDVLQDNPAFQGGGGFNRDTYRLALQQSGQSEAEYETGLREEIARTLLQGAVVGGVPPIDAYADALVQYIGEQRSITWATITADALQSPVPGATEADQQAYYDANPEAFTLPETRDITYAWLTPSMIQDQMEVTDEAIAALYEARIGEFVQPERRLVERLVYVDQARAEAAMAQLDAGEATFEDLVAERGLALSDIDLGDVSQDELRDAGEAVFAADPSDVVGPFNTPLGPALFRMNAILAAQETTLEAATPRLREELAGNAAREFINDSADGIVDLLAGGATPEDLAERTDLELGMINWTSELSEGIAAYDTFRREAASVAEGDFPELQDLSDGGIFVLRLDGITPPTLQPLDDVREAVTDAWQTQARQKAVIARAEEIAASIEPLTDFSTLDLEPLTEEALTRRSFVEGTPPAFNDALFEMTIGETRVIDAFDRAIIVRLDDIAAPDETAEDTIAQREAIADTAAAGIRQDIFEAYATALQEDTEVNINQTTVNAVNALFQ